AACATCCTGCTGAGCGATGGCCCATGTTCGTCGAATCTAAAAAGGTTAACTAAATGttaatttataaaaatttGTTGTCTTATTTGACTTATTCCCTCCCATTTTATTAGGTACTGCACCTTTCTGTTCTGCTGATGATGACAGCCAGTCATTTTTGTCGGACCAGCGACGACTAGCGTTTCTCCTGCTTTTTGTGGATCGATCCTTGGCGATGGCAGCCCTTCTTGATGGCAGTTTTGTGCTTTCTCTTGTTTGCTCTTACGTTATTTGCATCATCTTCAGGTGATTTTTTATTAATGCCAACCATTTTAGAGATTTTTGTAATATGTAGTTTACGACATATTGCAAAAATCTCTAAAATGGAtggcataaaaaaaaaatcaccaCAAGATGTTGGATATTCCGTTACAGCAAGCAAAAGCAGGCCCAATACTTCCATCGAAGAGGAATGCCACCGCCAAAGATAGATAAAAAGGAAGCAGGAGAGGAGCTACTGCCGGAGGCGCGACGCGAGTCCTCCGAGGCCGAGGAGATGGCGGCCGACGACTTGATGATGCGTGGTGGCTCCACGACCAGATTGAGCCTACAGTAAGGGCGTTGCGATCTGCACGCTTTCGAGTGGAGACTTTCGAGGCTTTGCTACGAGCCTTCTCCGACGCTTTTATATGACCACCTCCTCGGTGATTTGGAGAAACTGGATGCCGGCTGCCAAGAGTAATAAAGCTGGAGTCAGACGAACTTGATGGTTTCATTGTATGCGGAAGTGGGAGAGGGTGGTGGTAACAAAGGGTTCATTATCTGGCAGTGTCACAATGAAAATCTGCGACAAGAAACTTATGAAGCTACATACAATATTTCTAGTCTGACAGAATATTCAAAACCTATAGGAGCtgtacaaaatttaatttttaaatgtaCATTTAAGAAGAAAGGGTGTAGAAATCCAATAAGagcaagtgtttaaaataaaccagtcaagtagaaaattgattcatcaatcgtatacaAATATGTGGGcgtggctaaatgttctatatagctagtaatattcgacggaagatcaaaatcgaggaatatgtataatagaagTTGATTTCGTCTGtgtatttacggtatatttttaaaatgagactgtatattttggtatatttctgagaatcggacggtatattttatcgaaaagtccgcggtcacactgcaaACATGGCGTCGTCGTTTGgttgattttttgttgttgtctaaGAAAATGCAGAAATTTTGCACTGAAATTGTGTGAAATGTGAGATTGATTAAAGTGATAGGCCCAAAGCATGCAAATTGAGCACCCGATCCGCATTTCCAGCATTGTAGCCATCGCATCGAGAGCAACGTTGCCACGGGACTGGCCCTGGGGATATGgctgcggcggctgcagcacCTGCGAACTCAAACGCACCTGCACCTCCGTCGGACGTTAGCTCTGGCGCAACGGGAGTCGGGGCCATAAGCGGCGCCCAGTTTCGCGAAATACACAAGAATACGTGGTTGAAAAGACTGACGACCGATGGAAAGAAACTAACCGTCGGACCCAAGGTAGGTCGCTGAGCGGAGCCCCTCAATCATTGAGACACGAATTAATTACTGAATGACCTTGCTTTTGCAGAAATCAGAGTGCAGCTGGGTGGTGTTCTGCGTGCACGATGACACGGAGGCCCTGCTGGAGGGCTATGCAGAGCCGCGCCAGGCAGCCGGCCACATGCCAGAGTGGGCGGTGTCATTGCGGGAGACGCTGCACATATCGCACGCCCTGATCCCCAATTCGCACGAGTTTGAATTTGTTGTAACGCTTAGCAATGAAGTGTTGCGCTTTCATGCCGTGTCATGGTAAGCTAGCCATGCCGCACGCACGCAGGCACAGACGGGGAAATAATTGCTATTGCTATTGCTTTTCTGTTGCCCAAACACAATTCACTTtcggtttcgtttcgtttcgttcacAGGGAAATTATGCAAGAATGGGTGGAAACGCTGCGTTCGAAGTTGAGCGAAATGAAAATTCTGTCGCCGCGCGAAAACCTCTAAACAAAGTTACCTGAAGTTCGCGCCCCCTTGCTGCCCACACGGGATCCCACATCCCCGCTGCCGCCGCCCCCCCCAGTGCCGGCGGCCCTAGTGCCGGGAGTGGAGCGTGTCGTTGCTGCTCATCAACCGCACCCGCAGACGCAGCATCATCTGCCAGCAAGTGAACAGGCAGCCTCAAGTCTTGCTTCCACTCCGGTTCCAACTGCGGCTGCAGTACCACCAGCCACAGCCATGTCCAACACATTGACCCAGCATCTGCTCAACATGCTCTCCGATCCCATTAGCACCTACAGCGAGCAAATAAGCGAGACCGCGACGGCGTCAGTGCCCCCCAATAGACCCGAAGACGAGGAGCAGGCCACCGATGAGCCCCAGCAATTGAACTCTGCCAGTGATGCGGACGTGAACCTCTCTGATGATGAATTCCTGTCGCCTCTTCTCCGAAGGGCCTGCGTCCTCACGGACAATGGCGTGCGGGTCGATGTTGTGGCAGCCACAGCACAGCGTGCCTCTGCGGGTAAGAAGAGCCTCTGCGCACCCATAGAAAACATATAACAAATATAAATGTTTTTGCAAATTGCAGATCAAATCTTAAATCTGGAACATATGCTGCAATGTGAACGCCTAATACCCAGGTAAAATACCCAGGACTCTCCCTTTTTACAAAATCTCCGACATCTGCTGGCAGCTCCGCTTCAAGAACTTGAGGACAGCCTCCTTTGTGCTGTCGTTGCCCATGTACTTCCAGACGAAGTGCTTGCGGAGCACCTCCAGGTACCTCAGGGCGGACTGGGCCAGCTCTTTTTCCTGGGCGACGAGTTTTCGCTCCATAATCTTGCCATAATGCTCGATGGAGTCGGCGACAACATTGTCGTACTTTACGCTAACTTCCTGCACCACCAGGTCGCGTTGTTTTTGCTTATAGCCATTGATGGAGTCACGCAATAGCGTATCGAACATCGTGTCAAGCTTCTCCACTTGCGCCAAATCTTTCTCGTCCTGACCCAACGGACTGAACAAGGTCTTAAAGAATTGGCTCTTCGCATTGGCATCTTCTTTGGTGCACAGCAGTTTGAGAGCCATAGTGGCGGAGGAGGCGAGTATTTGCATATCTTCTTCCGCATCCCTcgtctccatctccatttTCTTCAATTTATGTTTTTGCTGCTGAAGCTCGTCTTTAAGACCCTGCAGTTTCTTCAGCTCGCTGCGCAAAGCAGCATTTTCCTTTAACAATTGCTGGTTGCGCTCATGTATATCGCTGTCCAACTCGCTCATCGAGATGGTGCTCTTTTCTGGGCTGACCCCCGACTCCAAATCCATGTGGAAGCTGGTTGGATCCGTGAAGGGATAGCCAATGTTGCTTTTCCTGTTCAGCTGTGTgtggagctgcagcagcatccaATTGCGCTCGAACCTAACCTCGGGCGAGGCGTTATGGAAGATGTTTAACCAGCGAGTGCATGTTGGAAATAATGAACAGTCGTTGAACTGTTTAAATAAATATCATCACATTGGCCTTGAGTCAGTTCAAACTCTTGGAAAAAATGGAAACATGTTTGTTTTATATATCTCGTCAGTCTGAAATCAGGAGCAGTAGAGTGAACATTGAAATTTCTTGTTTAATTTTTAGTGTTGTGTTTTTGGATTCCAgttaaaaagtaaaaaaatttgtaaaaaaaaaaaacgttttgaaaaataattaaaattttgTTTATAATTTAAGGTTCATACTTTAGACTTTGTAGACTGTGCTGCGTCGGCTGTTGGTCGTGCGGACCCTGCGGCGGACCCTGTTGCAGTCCTTGCTGTGGACCGCGTTGTGGAACATCCTGCTGAGCGATGGCCCATGTTCGTCGAATCTAAAAAGGTTAACTAAATGttaatttataaaaatttGTTGTCTTATTTGACTTATTCCCTCCCATTTTATTAGGTACTGCACCTTTCTGTTCTGCTGATGATGACAGCCAGTCATTTTTGTCGGACCAGCGACGACTAGCGTTTCTCCTGCTTTTTGTGGATCAATCCTTGGCGATGGCAGCCCTTCTTGATGGCAGTTTTGTGCTTTCTCTTGTTTGCTCTTACGTTATTTGCATCATCTTCAGGTGATTTTTTATTAATGCCACCCATTTTAGAGATTTTTGTAATATGTAGTTTACGACATATTGCAAAAATCTCTAAAATGGAtggcataaaaaaaaaatcaccaCAAGATGTTGGATATTCCGTTACAGCAAGCAAAAGCAGGCCCAATACTTCCATCGAAGAGGAATGCCACCGCCAAAGATAGATAAAAAGGAAGCAGGAGAGGAGCTACTGCCGGAGGCGCGACGCGAGTCCTCCGAGGCCGAGGAGATGGCGGCCGACGACTTGATGATGCGTGGTGGCTCCACGACCAGATTGAGCCTACAGTAAGGGCGTTGCGATCTGCACGCTTTCGAGTGGAGACTTTCGAGGCTTTGCTACGAGCCTTCTCCGACGCTTTTATATGACCACCTCCTCGGTGATTTGGAGAAACTGGATGCCGGCTGCCAAGAGTAATAAAGCTGGAGTCAGACGAACTTGATGGTTTCATTGTATGCGGAAGTGGGAGAGGGTGGTTCATTATCAAAGGGTTCATTATCTGGCAGTGTCACAATGAAAATCTGCGACAAGAAACTTATGAAGCTACATACAATATTTCTAGTCTGACAGAATACTCAAAACCTATAGGAGCtgtacaaaatttaatttttaaatgtaCATTTAAGAAGAAAGggtatagaaatccaataagagcaagtgtttaaaataaaccagtcaagtagaaaattgattcatcaatcgtataaaaatATGTGGGcgtggctaaatgttctatatagctagtaatattcgacggaagatcaaaatcgaggaatatgtataatagaagTTGATTTCGTCTGtgtatttacggtatatttttaaaatgagacggtatattttggtatatttctgagaatcggacggtatattttatcgaaaagtccgcggtcacactgcaaACATGGCGTCGTCGTTTGgttgattttttgttgttgtctaaGAAAATGCAGAAATTTTGCACTGAAATTGTGTGAAATGTGAGATTGATTAAAGTGATAGGCCCAAAGCATGCAAATTGAGCACCCGATCCGCATTTCCAGCATTGTAGCCATCGCATCGAGAGCAACGTTGCCACGGGACTGGCCCTGGGGATATGgctgcggcggctgcagcacCTGCGAACTCAAACGCACCTGCACCTCCGTCGGGCGTTAGCTCTGGCGCAACGGGAGTCGGGGCCATAAGCGGCGCCCAGTTTCGCGAAATACACAAGAATACGTGGTTGAAAAGACTGACGACCGATGGAAAGAAACTAACCGTCGGACCCAAGGTAGGTCGCTGAGCGGAGCCCCTCAATCATTGAGACACGAATTAATTACTGAATGACCTTGCTTTTGCAGAAATCAGAGTGCAGCTGGGTGGTGTTCTGCGTGCACGATGACACGGAGGCCCTGCTGGAGGGCTATGCAGAGCCGCGCCAGGCAGCCGGCCACATGCCAGAGTGGGCGGTGTCATTGCGGGAGACGCTGCACATATCGCACGCCCTGATCCCCAATTCGCACGAGTTTGAATTTGTTGTAACGCTTAGCAATGAAGTGTTGCGCTTTCATGCCGTGTCATGGTAAGCTAGCCATGCCGCACGCACGCAGGCACAGACGGGGAAATAATTGCTATTGCTATTGCTTTTCTGTTGCCCAAACACAATTCACTTtcggtttcgtttcgtttcgttcacAGGGAAATTATGCAAGAATGGGTGGAAACGCTGCGTTCGAAGTTGCGCGAAATGAAAATTCTGTCGCCGCGCGAAAACCTCTAAACAAAGTTACCTGAAGTTCGCGCCCCCTTGCTGCCCACACGGGATCCCACATCCCCGCTGCCGCCGCCCCCCCAGTGCCGGCGGCCCTAGTGCCGGGAGTGGAGCGTATCGTTGCTGCTCATCAACCGCACCCGCAGACGCAGCATCATCTGCCAGCAAGTGAACAGGCAGCCTCAAGTCCTGCTTCCACTCCGGTTCCAACTGCGGCTGCAGTACCACCAGCCACAGCCATGTCCAACACATTGACCCAGCATCTGCTCAACATGCTCTCCGATCCCATTAGCACCTACAGCGAGCAAATAAGCGAGACCGCGACGGCGTCAGTGCCCCCCAATAGACCCGAAGACGAGGAGCAGGCCACCGATGAGCCCCAGCAATTGAACTCTGCCAGTGATGCGGACGTGAACCTCTCTGATGATGAATTCCTGTCGCCTCTTCTCCGAAGGGCCTGCGTCCTCACGGACAATGGCGTGCGGGTCGATGTTGTGGCAGCCACAGCACAGCGTGCCTCTGCGGGTAAGAAGAGCCTCTGCGCACCCATAGAAAACATATAACAAATATAAATGTTTTTGCAAATTGCAGATCAAATCTTAAATCTGGAACATATGCTGCAATGTGAACGCCTAATACCCAGGTAAAATACCCAGGACTCTCCCTTTTTACAAAATCTCCGACATCTGCTGGCAGCTCCGCTTCAAGAACTTGAGGACAGCCTCCTTTGTGCTGTCGTTGCCCATGTA
This region of Drosophila miranda strain MSH22 chromosome 2, D.miranda_PacBio2.1, whole genome shotgun sequence genomic DNA includes:
- the LOC117186964 gene encoding uncharacterized protein LOC117186964; amino-acid sequence: MAAAAAAPANSNAPAPPSDVSSGATGVGAISGAQFREIHKNTWLKRLTTDGKKLTVGPKKSECSWVVFCVHDDTEALLEGYAEPRQAAGHMPEWAVSLRETLHISHALIPNSHEFEFVVTLSNEVLRFHAVSWEIMQEWVETLRSKLSEMKILSPRENL
- the LOC108154175 gene encoding uncharacterized protein LOC108154175; this encodes MSNTLTQHLLNMLSDPISTYSEQISETATASVPPNRPEDEEQATDEPQQLNSASDADVNLSDDEFLSPLLRRACVLTDNGVRVDVVAATAQRASADQILNLEHMLQCERLIPRFIL
- the LOC117186955 gene encoding uncharacterized protein LOC117186955; the encoded protein is MLLQLHTQLNRKSNIGYPFTDPTSFHMDLRALMQRSDEMRESDDVDDDNLESGVSPEKSTISMSELDSDIHERNQQLLKENAALRSELKKLQGLKDELQQQKHKLKKMEMETRDAEEDMQILASSATMALKLLCTKEDANAKSQFFKTLFSPLGQDEKDLAQVEKLDTMFDTLLRDSINGYKQKQRDLVVQEVSVKYDNVVADSIEHYGKIMERKLVAQEKELAQSALRYLEVLRKHFVWKYMGNDSTKEAVLKFLKRSCQQMSEIL
- the LOC117186963 gene encoding uncharacterized protein LOC117186963; its protein translation is MAAAAAAPANSNAPAPPSGVSSGATGVGAISGAQFREIHKNTWLKRLTTDGKKLTVGPKKSECSWVVFCVHDDTEALLEGYAEPRQAAGHMPEWAVSLRETLHISHALIPNSHEFEFVVTLSNEVLRFHAVSWEIMQEWVETLRSKLREMKILSPRENL